A stretch of Gemmatimonadaceae bacterium DNA encodes these proteins:
- a CDS encoding nuclear transport factor 2 family protein yields the protein MKPSDGAAAIRARRTASNQAIAARDADRVVACMMPEVTVSVALGPVLTGREASRVAFAAQFADRQFAGYVRDPMDIVVHDPPTRATERGRWVGRWRQGRKEQVMHGTYQAEWCLTELGWFIQSEAFAADDA from the coding sequence ATGAAACCCTCCGATGGCGCCGCAGCGATTCGCGCGAGGCGCACGGCGTCGAATCAGGCCATCGCCGCGCGCGACGCTGATCGCGTCGTGGCTTGTATGATGCCGGAGGTGACGGTTTCCGTGGCCCTCGGCCCGGTGCTCACCGGGCGAGAGGCGTCCCGCGTCGCCTTCGCTGCGCAGTTTGCCGATCGGCAGTTCGCAGGGTATGTCCGCGATCCGATGGACATCGTGGTTCACGATCCACCCACGCGGGCCACCGAACGCGGGCGCTGGGTCGGTCGCTGGCGACAGGGGAGGAAGGAACAGGTCATGCATGGGACCTACCAGGCCGAGTGGTGCCTGACGGAATTGGGATGGTTCATACAGTCCGAGGCCTTTG
- a CDS encoding penicillin acylase family protein, with product MSRRFLRLALGLCALPFASYAQSSPADVARWQATATRVTIIRDTWGIPHIYAKTDADVVFGAIFAQAEDDFHRVERNYVNAMGRLAEVLGEQELYRDLRMKLFIEPAEMKRQYAMSPPWMQRLMTSWADGLNYYLHTHPTVKPELITRFEPWMALTFSEGSIGGDIENVDLAQLEAMYGAGGSTQKESDSEADEARRHKQMSGSNGIAIAPSNTTAGRALLLINPHTSFYFRAELQMVSEEGLNAYGASTWGQFFIYQGFNERLGWMHTSTAADAIDEYAERITRKPDGVYYKYGATTRKMRRRVIDLPYKSANGGTQVRSVAVYYSHHGPIVRQANGQWIAIKLMNDPARALMQSYGRMKATNYTTFSKVMELRTNTSNNTMYADADGTIAYWHGNFVPRRSTAFDFNNPVDGSNPATEWQGLHPLTETIKIVNPKIGWIQNTNSTVFTASGSDSPRKDRYPVYMAPSPENYRGIHAVRVLKDRRDFTLDKLIGAAFDPQLPAFDAILPPLLGDYDALTIADPRKAALAEPIDSLRRWPRTWGATSVPMTLADTWGHEAVVAASPIAAKRGINALEYLAQGATPDERLSALTRAVSGLTTTFGTWRMPWGEINRFQRINNKIESEFDDSKPSVAVPFATTEEWGSLAAYSLYGATKTTKKNYGNEGNTFVAVVEFGPRVKAKAVSAGGQSGDPSSPHFADQIERYVSGNLRDVWFYRADVEVHAEKTYRPGGR from the coding sequence ATGTCCCGCCGATTCCTGCGACTCGCCCTCGGTCTGTGCGCACTGCCGTTCGCCAGCTACGCCCAGTCGTCACCAGCGGACGTTGCGCGATGGCAGGCCACTGCCACACGCGTCACGATCATCCGCGACACGTGGGGCATCCCGCACATCTACGCGAAGACCGATGCCGACGTCGTGTTCGGGGCCATCTTCGCGCAGGCCGAAGACGACTTCCATCGCGTGGAGCGCAACTACGTGAATGCGATGGGCCGTCTGGCCGAAGTGCTGGGTGAGCAAGAGTTGTATCGGGACCTGCGCATGAAGCTGTTCATCGAGCCGGCCGAAATGAAACGGCAGTACGCCATGAGTCCGCCATGGATGCAGCGCCTGATGACCAGCTGGGCGGATGGGCTCAACTATTACCTCCACACCCATCCGACGGTGAAGCCGGAGCTTATCACGCGCTTCGAGCCGTGGATGGCGCTCACCTTCAGCGAAGGCAGCATTGGCGGCGACATCGAGAACGTGGATCTCGCGCAGCTCGAAGCGATGTATGGCGCGGGTGGCTCAACACAAAAGGAATCAGACAGCGAAGCCGACGAGGCGCGTCGACACAAGCAGATGTCGGGCTCCAACGGGATCGCCATCGCGCCCTCGAACACGACGGCCGGGCGCGCGCTGCTGCTCATCAATCCGCATACGTCGTTCTACTTTCGCGCCGAACTGCAGATGGTGAGTGAAGAAGGACTCAACGCGTACGGTGCCAGTACGTGGGGACAGTTCTTCATCTACCAGGGCTTCAACGAGCGGCTGGGGTGGATGCACACCTCAACGGCGGCCGACGCCATCGACGAGTACGCCGAACGCATCACGAGGAAGCCGGATGGCGTGTACTACAAGTACGGGGCAACCACCCGCAAGATGCGTCGGCGCGTGATCGATCTGCCGTACAAATCCGCAAACGGCGGCACGCAGGTCCGCTCTGTCGCCGTGTACTACAGTCATCACGGTCCCATTGTGCGTCAGGCCAACGGCCAGTGGATTGCCATCAAGCTGATGAACGATCCGGCGCGTGCGTTGATGCAGTCGTACGGCCGCATGAAGGCCACCAACTACACGACGTTCAGCAAGGTGATGGAGCTGCGCACGAACACGTCGAACAACACCATGTACGCCGATGCCGATGGCACGATTGCCTATTGGCACGGCAATTTCGTGCCGCGGCGCAGCACAGCCTTCGATTTCAATAACCCCGTTGATGGCAGCAACCCCGCCACGGAATGGCAGGGCTTGCACCCACTCACCGAGACCATCAAGATCGTCAATCCGAAAATCGGGTGGATCCAGAATACGAACAGCACGGTGTTCACGGCGTCCGGCTCGGACAGTCCGCGCAAGGATCGGTATCCGGTGTACATGGCCCCCAGTCCCGAGAACTATCGCGGGATTCACGCCGTGCGCGTGCTCAAGGATCGCCGCGACTTCACGCTCGACAAGTTGATTGGTGCGGCGTTCGATCCGCAGCTGCCGGCCTTCGACGCGATACTCCCGCCACTCCTTGGCGACTATGACGCGCTGACAATTGCCGACCCGCGCAAGGCCGCGTTGGCTGAGCCAATTGACTCGCTTCGCCGATGGCCGCGCACGTGGGGTGCGACATCGGTGCCGATGACGCTGGCCGACACTTGGGGACACGAGGCCGTGGTTGCGGCCTCGCCCATCGCCGCGAAAAGGGGCATCAATGCCCTCGAATATCTGGCGCAAGGTGCGACGCCCGACGAGCGGCTCTCGGCGCTCACGCGCGCAGTGAGCGGGCTGACCACCACCTTCGGCACGTGGCGCATGCCGTGGGGAGAGATCAATCGCTTTCAGCGCATCAACAACAAAATCGAATCCGAGTTTGACGACAGCAAGCCGAGCGTGGCCGTTCCCTTCGCGACAACGGAGGAATGGGGATCGCTGGCGGCATACTCACTCTATGGTGCAACCAAGACCACGAAGAAGAACTATGGCAACGAGGGCAACACGTTCGTTGCGGTGGTGGAGTTCGGACCTCGCGTAAAAGCCAAGGCGGTGTCGGCGGGCGGGCAGAGCGGTGATCCCTCGTCTCCGCATTTCGCCGACCAGATTGAGCGCTATGTCAGCGGCAACTTGCGCGACGTGTGGTTCTATCGGGCGGATGTGGAAGTGCATGCCGAGAAGACCTACCGTCCCGGCGGGAGATAG